A portion of the bacterium genome contains these proteins:
- a CDS encoding ERF family protein — translation MEPKISKDLSQKLSQIISKLKAPKNQRNKFGSYNYRSCEDILEAVKPLLVENNLTLTISDEIIVLGSGASSKTGGDEVFGERFYVKATAKLTDGEHTIEASAFAREEFNKKGMDASQITGSASSYARKYALNGLFLIDDTKDADATNTHEKKAAKPAPAPKPTKFQINPEDRQKIADFLLDKGISPGKIQIRLDKIKSQAEVDEIILQIEKGAN, via the coding sequence ATGGAACCAAAAATTAGTAAAGATTTAAGTCAAAAACTCAGCCAAATTATTTCGAAATTGAAAGCACCAAAAAACCAACGCAACAAATTCGGTAGCTACAATTACCGCTCGTGTGAAGATATTTTGGAAGCAGTCAAACCGCTACTGGTTGAAAACAATTTAACCTTGACCATCAGTGATGAAATTATTGTGTTGGGCAGTGGCGCAAGTTCAAAGACCGGAGGTGATGAGGTTTTTGGCGAAAGGTTTTATGTTAAAGCCACCGCCAAGTTAACGGATGGCGAACATACAATCGAAGCTTCGGCTTTTGCTCGCGAAGAATTTAACAAAAAAGGTATGGACGCGAGCCAGATCACCGGCTCGGCCTCATCTTATGCGCGAAAATACGCCTTGAATGGTCTCTTTTTGATCGATGACACCAAGGACGCCGACGCCACCAATACTCACGAGAAAAAAGCCGCAAAACCTGCGCCAGCCCCAAAGCCCACCAAATTCCAAATAAACCCAGAAGATCGCCAAAAAATTGCGGATTTCTTGCTGGACAAAGGAATTTCGCCGGGCAAAATCCAAATCCGTCTCGACAAAATTAAATCTCAGGCGGAAGTGGATGAAATAATTCTACAAATTGAAAAAGGAGCCAACTAA
- a CDS encoding transglycosylase SLT domain-containing protein, with the protein MSRVHRSYGRCEEFRSEVEKYPWDTPTMLAIMRAESGCNPLADNTGLNRDGTVDRGLFQINSIHSYPAQMLFNPAQNIQIAYKIWRSQGYRAWSAYNSGAYLKFR; encoded by the coding sequence ATCTCGCGAGTTCACAGGAGTTACGGGCGGTGTGAAGAGTTTCGATCTGAAGTCGAAAAATACCCGTGGGATACGCCAACAATGCTCGCCATTATGCGCGCCGAATCCGGCTGTAACCCGCTCGCCGACAACACCGGCCTCAACCGAGATGGCACCGTTGACCGCGGATTATTCCAGATCAACAGCATTCACAGCTACCCCGCCCAAATGCTTTTCAACCCTGCGCAAAACATCCAGATCGCCTACAAAATCTGGCGAAGTCAAGGATACCGCGCGTGGAGCGCATACAACTCAGGGGCTTACTTAAAATTTAGATAA
- a CDS encoding ribonuclease HII, with translation MILGIDEVGRGAWAGPLVVGACVLNGAEIDGLTDSKAITKKQREVLAKKIKNSPAIVALGEVSSAEIDQIGLAKSLRLATRRAVEKIQIQCREKDVKFDKIIIDGTINFLASTPLEAHTSTLKKADLLISSVSAAAIYAKVYRDNLMSDLAKNPEFTHYGFENHAGYGTAKHRSALIKYGASSQHRQSFKPVAEIPKQFSPPQEQKQQTKITTKQLGDKAEEKVADFLRMQGHEILARNWRTKFCEIDIVSKLGQTYYFTEVKYRKNADFGGGEAAISKKKIEQMRFSAELYAHQNSIKNAEMQLLGAIVEGDGFEIRDLFEIY, from the coding sequence GTGATTCTTGGCATTGACGAAGTTGGCCGTGGCGCATGGGCTGGTCCGCTGGTGGTCGGTGCGTGCGTTTTGAACGGCGCAGAAATTGACGGCCTTACCGACAGCAAGGCTATAACTAAAAAACAAAGAGAAGTTCTGGCGAAAAAAATCAAAAATTCGCCCGCAATTGTTGCGCTGGGTGAAGTCTCCTCTGCCGAAATCGACCAAATTGGTCTCGCCAAAAGCCTACGACTCGCCACTCGCCGCGCTGTCGAAAAAATCCAAATCCAATGTCGAGAAAAAGACGTTAAATTCGACAAAATCATCATCGACGGGACTATCAATTTTCTCGCCAGCACCCCACTCGAAGCCCACACTTCAACGCTCAAAAAGGCGGATCTTCTGATTTCGAGCGTTTCAGCCGCAGCAATTTACGCCAAAGTTTATCGCGATAATCTAATGAGCGATCTCGCCAAAAATCCTGAATTTACTCATTATGGATTTGAAAATCACGCCGGCTACGGCACCGCCAAGCATCGCTCAGCGCTGATTAAGTACGGCGCGAGTTCTCAACATCGACAGAGTTTTAAGCCTGTGGCGGAAATTCCTAAACAATTTTCACCACCACAAGAGCAAAAACAACAAACCAAAATCACCACCAAGCAACTCGGCGATAAGGCGGAAGAAAAGGTCGCGGATTTTTTGCGCATGCAGGGCCACGAGATTTTAGCAAGAAATTGGCGCACTAAATTTTGCGAGATCGACATCGTTTCCAAATTGGGCCAAACTTATTATTTTACAGAAGTAAAATATCGCAAAAATGCGGATTTTGGCGGGGGCGAGGCGGCTATTTCCAAGAAAAAAATCGAGCAAATGCGCTTTTCTGCAGAATTATACGCCCATCAAAATTCAATAAAGAATGCCGAAATGCAACTTCTCGGCGCTATTGTTGAGGGGGACGGTTTTGAGATTCGAGATCTTTTTGAGATTTATTAG
- a CDS encoding GspE/PulE family protein yields MNEQEVQQRRREQEEQATAKRADILGLNYLDTRDFEDTFQLQKDLFTKEQMYAGFLAGLQTGSVEPHVPWRVMITSQTPRNIISKLTKKYADIGGTIEFYLISEFAWKKIMRRYDPPKEVIYDDIEIAKEGDSVTLAAVSQTLNNVASDKIFDYLIDQADRLGASDIHIENQRHSIRIRMRVDGALHPVAELSRDRYRVIMGELSSRAGVSIASSKSQSGHIQKDIFRDGSSHLLNLRVETVPTMYGMDAVLRLFNFDESMLQLDLLGIDPAQRAEIDEVISHPRGMVLMVGPTGSGKSTTLYSMLNALNTLDKKIITLEDPIEYGIGGISQIPIDTTKGAVFADGLRSVLRLDPDVVMVGEIRDVDTARTAIQASITGHLVLSSFHANSTAAAFSRMIDMIGHNPIFSSAIRLLIAQRLVRKLDNNKQAYQPDEVTKSWVRKVMAGVSIDKLPQDISGDFTLWKPVVSEESPFGYKGRAVVMEQMVVNENIAAFLRGERGIISTEAIEAQAREDGMLTLLQQGVVMALRGETTLEEVNRVI; encoded by the coding sequence ATGAATGAGCAAGAAGTTCAACAGCGTCGACGCGAGCAGGAAGAGCAGGCGACCGCCAAGCGAGCGGATATTTTGGGGCTGAATTATCTTGATACGAGAGATTTTGAGGATACTTTTCAACTTCAAAAAGATCTTTTTACTAAAGAGCAGATGTATGCTGGATTTTTGGCGGGGCTTCAGACTGGGTCGGTTGAGCCGCATGTGCCTTGGCGAGTTATGATCACTTCTCAGACACCACGCAATATTATCTCTAAATTAACTAAAAAATACGCTGATATTGGCGGGACGATTGAATTTTATTTGATTTCCGAATTTGCCTGGAAGAAAATCATGCGGCGCTACGACCCGCCAAAAGAGGTGATTTATGATGATATCGAGATCGCGAAAGAAGGCGATAGCGTTACTTTGGCGGCTGTTTCCCAAACGCTTAATAATGTGGCGAGCGATAAGATTTTTGATTATCTAATCGATCAGGCGGATAGGCTTGGCGCGAGCGACATCCATATCGAGAACCAACGACATTCGATCCGGATTCGAATGCGTGTTGATGGCGCGCTTCACCCTGTGGCGGAACTTTCTCGAGATCGTTATCGCGTGATTATGGGTGAGTTGTCGAGTCGCGCTGGCGTTTCGATCGCTTCGAGTAAGTCTCAATCAGGGCATATCCAGAAAGATATTTTTCGAGATGGTTCTTCTCACCTCTTAAATTTGCGTGTCGAAACCGTCCCAACGATGTACGGCATGGACGCGGTGCTTCGACTTTTCAACTTTGACGAAAGCATGCTTCAACTTGATCTTCTCGGCATCGATCCGGCGCAAAGGGCGGAAATTGATGAAGTTATCTCGCACCCGCGTGGAATGGTGCTGATGGTTGGGCCAACTGGATCTGGTAAATCGACGACGCTTTATTCTATGTTGAACGCGCTCAATACTTTGGATAAAAAAATAATCACGCTTGAAGACCCGATTGAATACGGCATCGGCGGGATTTCACAGATTCCGATTGATACCACTAAAGGTGCGGTTTTTGCGGATGGCTTGCGATCGGTGCTTCGACTTGACCCAGATGTAGTGATGGTTGGCGAGATCCGCGACGTGGATACGGCGCGCACGGCGATTCAGGCTTCTATTACGGGTCACTTGGTGCTATCAAGTTTTCACGCAAACTCTACTGCTGCCGCGTTTTCTCGAATGATTGATATGATTGGCCACAATCCGATTTTTTCAAGCGCGATTAGGCTTTTGATTGCGCAGAGACTTGTTCGAAAATTAGACAATAATAAACAAGCCTATCAGCCAGATGAAGTAACCAAATCTTGGGTTAGAAAGGTGATGGCTGGCGTTTCAATAGATAAGTTGCCGCAAGATATCTCTGGTGATTTTACTCTTTGGAAGCCTGTGGTGAGTGAAGAAAGTCCTTTTGGCTACAAAGGGCGCGCAGTAGTAATGGAACAAATGGTGGTTAATGAAAATATCGCGGCCTTTCTTCGTGGAGAGCGCGGAATCATCTCAACTGAAGCGATTGAGGCTCAAGCGCGCGAGGATGGAATGCTTACGCTTCTTCAGCAGGGCGTGGTGATGGCACTGCGTGGCGAGACGACTTTAGAAGAAGTTAATCGCGTGATTTAG
- a CDS encoding TrmH family RNA methyltransferase produces the protein MKKTFQKPAREIVVLAHNIRSTHNVGAIFRTSEGFGISKIIFSGYTPFPTLPNEDFSRTQRLPFIAEKLTKQIAKTALGAEDLAPFEVSHDIFETISELKLQGFTVVALEQNERSTPLKDFKSTEKIALLLGEEVHGITPQLIQKCDQILEIPMFGHKESFNVSVAAGIALYKIACE, from the coding sequence ATGAAGAAAACTTTTCAAAAGCCCGCGCGCGAAATTGTTGTCCTTGCGCACAATATTCGCTCCACGCATAATGTTGGCGCGATTTTTCGCACCAGCGAGGGTTTTGGCATTTCTAAGATTATTTTTAGCGGATATACGCCCTTTCCTACCTTGCCAAATGAAGATTTTTCCAGGACTCAGCGCCTACCATTTATCGCTGAAAAACTAACTAAACAAATCGCCAAAACCGCCCTCGGCGCAGAAGATCTGGCCCCTTTCGAAGTATCGCATGATATTTTCGAAACGATTTCAGAGTTAAAATTACAAGGATTTACAGTGGTAGCGCTTGAGCAAAATGAGCGCTCAACTCCACTCAAAGATTTTAAGTCAACAGAAAAAATCGCCCTGCTTTTGGGCGAAGAAGTCCATGGCATCACGCCACAGTTGATACAAAAATGCGATCAAATCCTCGAAATTCCGATGTTCGGCCATAAAGAAAGCTTCAACGTCTCTGTCGCCGCAGGCATCGCGCTTTATAAAATCGCGTGTGAATAA